A single window of Pyrus communis chromosome 10, drPyrComm1.1, whole genome shotgun sequence DNA harbors:
- the LOC137747600 gene encoding small ribosomal subunit protein eS25y, giving the protein MAPKKDKAPPPSSKPAKSGGGKQKKKKWSKGKQKEKVNNMVLFDQGTYDKLLTEAPKYKLITPSILSDRLRINGSLARRAIRELMARGSIRMVSAHASQQIYTRATNT; this is encoded by the exons ATG GCGCCGAAGAAGGACAAGGCACCGCCGCCGTCGTCGAAGCCGGCGAAGTCCGGCGGAGgcaagcagaagaagaagaagtggagcAAGGGAAAGCAGAAGGAGAAGGTGAACAACATGGTGCTCTTCGACCAGGGAACCTACGACAAGCTCCTCACTGAGGCACCCAAGTACAAGCTCATCACACCGTCCATTCTCTCCGACCGTCTCAGGATCAACGGCTCGCTGGCAAGGAGGGCCATCAGGGAGTTGATGGCCAGAGGCTCGATCAGGATGGTCTCTGCTCACGCCAGCCAGCAGATCTACACCAGGGCTACCAACACCTAG
- the LOC137748246 gene encoding probable ADP-ribosylation factor GTPase-activating protein AGD11 produces the protein MEMSTQQDNSVPNKVSGSGSCLYDLLCSDTPVWRCPSDRRTLSGPQERLEILLHQSANRSCADCEALDPKWVSLTFGVFICIKCSGVHRSLGVHISKVVSVKLDEWTDDEVEILASMGGNTTVNKKYEAHLPENVSKPKPDSSIEERFYFIRRKYELLDFLNSDEQMSCPFPPNKKSSNSTVSSTQDKKQYEKQPTKHRIGQAFRNSWGRKDSEHKTAKKGYSMPMAGMVEFVGLIKVNVVRGTNLVVRDMVTSDPYVILALGHQSVKTRVIKNNLNPVWNESLMLSIPDHIPPLKVLVYDKDTFKADDFMGEAEIDIQPLVSAAIAYEKSSINEPMQLGKWVASKENTLVKDGVINLVDGRVRQQITLRLQNVERGILEIELECVPLNQ, from the exons ATGGAGATGTCTACCCAGCAAGATAATTCTGTTCCCAACAAAGTCTCAg GCTCAGGTTCTTGCCTCTATGATCTCTTATGTTCAGACACACCGGTTTGGAGATGCCCTAGTGATCGACGTACATTATCTG GTCCACAAGAAAGGCTGGAGATTTTGTTGCATCAATCTGCCAACAGGTCCTGTGCAGATTGTGAAGCTCTAGATCCAAAATGGGT ATCTTTAACCTTCGGAGTATTTATTTGTATAAAGTGTTCTGGTGTACATAGAAGCCTTGGAGTGCACATTTCGAAG GTTGTATCAGTGAAGCTAGATGAATGGACAGATGATGAAGTTGAGATCTTGGCAAGTATGGGAGGAAATACTACTGTAAACAAGAAGTATGAGGCTCACTTGCCGGAAAATGTCAGCAAACCAAAACCAGATTCTTCTATAGAGGAgcgcttttattttattag GAGAAAATATGAGCTGCTAGACTTCTTGAACTCTGATGAACAGATGTCATGTCCTTTCCCACCTAATAAGAAATCAAGCAATTCAACTGTTAGTTCTACCCAAGATAAGAAACAGTATGAGAAACAACCAACGAAACACCGTATTGGTCAGGCATTTCGTAACAGCTGGGGAAGAAAAGACTCTGAACATAAGACCGCAAAGAAGGGCTACTCAATGCCGATG GCAGGTATGGTTGAATTTGTTGGACTAATTAAGGTGAATGTGGTTAGAGGAACCAACCTAGTTGTACGGGATATGGTGACAAGTGACCCTTACGTCATCCTTGCATTGGGTCACCAA TCGGTGAAGACGCGTGTCATAAAGAACAACCTTAATCCAGTATGGAATGAGAGCCTGATGCTGTCAATTCCTGATCACATACCTCCTCTAAAAGTG CTGGTATATGACAAAGATACGTTCAAAGCTGATGATTTTATGGGTGAGGCTGAGATTGACATTCAACCTTTGGTGAGTGCTGCCATAGCCTATGAGAAGTCCTCAATCAATGAGCCGATGCAGCTTGGAAAGTGGGTAGCCAGCAAAGAAAATACACTCGTAAAAGATGGTGTCATCAACCTAGTAGACGGGAGAGTGAGACAGCAGATCACTCTCAGGCTGCAGAATGTTGAGAGGGGTATACTGGAGATCGAGCTTGAATGTGTGCCTCTTAATCAATAG
- the LOC137748061 gene encoding protein PTST, chloroplastic-like: protein MEMGTVRCCLDKQVLCLSRKSSRKLDWRNIHPLPHGATTWKLKLGYQRLIGSEVCTRKHPLNHVFWRISSIPTGLEESSSVRAEIYSGNDENATEDSQEEPLPQPLRSNELKSLLADSERTKLVKKLSEANQQNRFLKRQLHIKEDALVNFKRELAVLELEIQALVKLAEENTKSVIPEGSRKINGKYIQSHLLSRLEAVHEKLKEQIKDVGAAQSKEVPLFWCGMAECVQVMGTFDGWSQGEDLSPEYTGSFTTFSTTLMLRPGKYEIKFLVDGEWKLSPEFPTVGEGLTKNNLLIVE, encoded by the exons ATGGAGATGGGTACCGTGCG GTGTTGCCTTGACAAACAGGTCCTGTGTTTATCAAGAAAAAGCTCGAGAAAATTGGATTGGAGAAATATCCACCCACTTCCACATGGTGCAACTACTTGGAAACTCAAGTTGGGCTATCAGAGGCTGATAGGTTCTGAAGTTTGTACTAGGAAGCATCCCTTGAACCATGTCTTCTGGAGAATAAGTTCAATTCCCACTGGTTTGGAGGAATCATCATCAGTACGTGCAGAAATCTATAGcggaaatgatgaaaatgcaaCTGAAGATTCGCAGGAGGAGCCTCTTCCTCAACCTTTAAGAAGTAATGAG TTGAAGTCACTGCTAGCTGATTCTGAAAGAACAAAGCTCGTCAAAAAACTAAGTGAAGCCAATCAACAAAATCGGTTCCTCAAACGACAG TTGCATATAAAGGAGGATGCGTTGGTTAACTTCAAACGTGAACTTGCTGTCTTGGAACTTGAAATTCAG GCTTTGGTGAAATTAGCAGAAGAAAACACTAAATCTGTTATTCCTGAAGGTTCAAGAAAGATTAATGGGAAATACATTCAATCCCACCTTCTTTCCCGTTTAGAAG CTGTACATGAAAAGTTGAAGGAACAAATAAAGGATGTTGGTGCTGCACAATCCAAGGAGGTTCCCCTATTCTGGTGTGGCATGGCTGAG TGTGTGCAAGTTATGGGCACTTTTGATGGATGGAGTCAAGGAGAGGATTTATCTCCGGAGTACACTGGTTCTTTCACCACATTCTCGACAACATTAATGCTGAGACCTGGAAA GTACGAAATCAAGTTCTTGGTTGATGGGGAATGGAAGCTATCACCAGAATTCCCTACAGTTGGTGAGGGATTAACGAAAAATAACTTGTTAATTGTGGAGTAG
- the LOC137749025 gene encoding uncharacterized protein isoform X2, whose amino-acid sequence MGVDYYSVLKVNKNATEDDIKKAYRKLAMKWHPDKNPNDKKEAEARFKQISEAYEVLSDPQKRQVYDQDGEEGLKDIPPPGSGGFSYGGGSKGFNPRNAEDIFAEFFGSSPFGFGSSGPGKSMRFSSDGGGTEGVTPKKPQAVESKLPCSLEELYSGSTRKMKISRSVIDANGRQVMEQEILTIDVKPGWKKGTKITFPDKGNEQLGHLPADLVFVIDEKAHNTYKRDGNDLVVNKKVTLAEALGGTTVNLTTLDGRDLSIPVTDIVNPGYELVVAREGMPIAKEPGNRGALKIIFEISFPTRLTPDQRAGLKRALAG is encoded by the exons ATGGGGGTGGATTATTACAGCGTATTGAAGGTGAACAAGAATGCTACAGAAGATGATATAAAGAAGGCGTATAGGAAGCTGGCCATGAAATGGCACCCGGACAAGAACCCTAATGACAAAAAAGAAGCAGAAGCCAGATTCAAACAGATCTCTGAGGCTTATGAG GTGTTGAGTGATCCTCAGAAAAGACAAGTTTATGATCAGGATGGTGAAGAAGGTTTGAAAGATATCCCACCACCTGGAAGTGGTGGATTCTCATATGGAGGTGGATCCAAGGGATTTAATCCTAGGAACGCGGAGGACATTTTTGCGGAATTCTTCGGAAGCAGTCCTTTCGGATTTGGATCATCAGGACCTGGGAAATCCATGAGGTTTTCATCCGATGGAGGGGGGAC TGAAGGTGTCACACCAAAGAAACCACAAGCAGTTGAGAGCAAATTGCCATGCAGCCTTGAGGAGCTGTATTCTGGATCaacaaggaagatgaagatATCAAGGAGTGTGATTGATGCAAATGG ACGCCAAGTGATGGAACAAGAAATATTGACGATTGATGTGAAGCCAGGATGGAAGAAGGGAACCAAGATTACATTCCCAGATAAAGGAAACGAGCAGCTAGGTCACCTGCCAGCAGACCTTGTGTTTGTGATTGATGAGAAAGCACACAATACTTACAAGAGAGATGGCAATGACCTCGTTGTGAACAAAAAGGTGACATTGGCCGAGGCATTGGGCGGAACCACGGTGAACTTAACCACGCTTGATGGTCGCGATTTATCAATTCCGGTGACTGACATTGTGAACCCGGGCTACGAGCTTGTCGTTGCCAGGGAAGGTATGCCAATAGCAAAGGAGCCTGGGAATAGGGGTGCTTTGAAGATCATATTTGAGATCAGCTTCCCTACAAGACTCACCCCAGACCAAAGAGCTGGACTTAAACGAGCATTGGCAGGTTGA
- the LOC137749025 gene encoding uncharacterized protein isoform X3: protein MGVDYYSVLKVNKNATEDDIKKAYRKLAMKWHPDKNPNDKKEAEARFKQISEAYEVLSDPQKRQVYDQDGEEGLKDIPPPGSGGFSYGGGSKGFNPRNAEDIFAEFFGSSPFGFGSSGPGKSMRFSSDGGGTFGGFGGGVMEQEILTIDVKPGWKKGTKITFPDKGNEQLGHLPADLVFVIDEKAHNTYKRDGNDLVVNKKVTLAEALGGTTVNLTTLDGRDLSIPVTDIVNPGYELVVAREGMPIAKEPGNRGALKIIFEISFPTRLTPDQRAGLKRALAG, encoded by the exons ATGGGGGTGGATTATTACAGCGTATTGAAGGTGAACAAGAATGCTACAGAAGATGATATAAAGAAGGCGTATAGGAAGCTGGCCATGAAATGGCACCCGGACAAGAACCCTAATGACAAAAAAGAAGCAGAAGCCAGATTCAAACAGATCTCTGAGGCTTATGAG GTGTTGAGTGATCCTCAGAAAAGACAAGTTTATGATCAGGATGGTGAAGAAGGTTTGAAAGATATCCCACCACCTGGAAGTGGTGGATTCTCATATGGAGGTGGATCCAAGGGATTTAATCCTAGGAACGCGGAGGACATTTTTGCGGAATTCTTCGGAAGCAGTCCTTTCGGATTTGGATCATCAGGACCTGGGAAATCCATGAGGTTTTCATCCGATGGAGGGGGGACGTTCGGGggatttggtggtggtg TGATGGAACAAGAAATATTGACGATTGATGTGAAGCCAGGATGGAAGAAGGGAACCAAGATTACATTCCCAGATAAAGGAAACGAGCAGCTAGGTCACCTGCCAGCAGACCTTGTGTTTGTGATTGATGAGAAAGCACACAATACTTACAAGAGAGATGGCAATGACCTCGTTGTGAACAAAAAGGTGACATTGGCCGAGGCATTGGGCGGAACCACGGTGAACTTAACCACGCTTGATGGTCGCGATTTATCAATTCCGGTGACTGACATTGTGAACCCGGGCTACGAGCTTGTCGTTGCCAGGGAAGGTATGCCAATAGCAAAGGAGCCTGGGAATAGGGGTGCTTTGAAGATCATATTTGAGATCAGCTTCCCTACAAGACTCACCCCAGACCAAAGAGCTGGACTTAAACGAGCATTGGCAGGTTGA
- the LOC137749025 gene encoding uncharacterized protein isoform X1 has product MGVDYYSVLKVNKNATEDDIKKAYRKLAMKWHPDKNPNDKKEAEARFKQISEAYEVLSDPQKRQVYDQDGEEGLKDIPPPGSGGFSYGGGSKGFNPRNAEDIFAEFFGSSPFGFGSSGPGKSMRFSSDGGGTFGGFGGGGENIFRSYSEGVTPKKPQAVESKLPCSLEELYSGSTRKMKISRSVIDANGRQVMEQEILTIDVKPGWKKGTKITFPDKGNEQLGHLPADLVFVIDEKAHNTYKRDGNDLVVNKKVTLAEALGGTTVNLTTLDGRDLSIPVTDIVNPGYELVVAREGMPIAKEPGNRGALKIIFEISFPTRLTPDQRAGLKRALAG; this is encoded by the exons ATGGGGGTGGATTATTACAGCGTATTGAAGGTGAACAAGAATGCTACAGAAGATGATATAAAGAAGGCGTATAGGAAGCTGGCCATGAAATGGCACCCGGACAAGAACCCTAATGACAAAAAAGAAGCAGAAGCCAGATTCAAACAGATCTCTGAGGCTTATGAG GTGTTGAGTGATCCTCAGAAAAGACAAGTTTATGATCAGGATGGTGAAGAAGGTTTGAAAGATATCCCACCACCTGGAAGTGGTGGATTCTCATATGGAGGTGGATCCAAGGGATTTAATCCTAGGAACGCGGAGGACATTTTTGCGGAATTCTTCGGAAGCAGTCCTTTCGGATTTGGATCATCAGGACCTGGGAAATCCATGAGGTTTTCATCCGATGGAGGGGGGACGTTCGGGggatttggtggtggtggtgaaaatatttttcgcTCATATAGTGAAGGTGTCACACCAAAGAAACCACAAGCAGTTGAGAGCAAATTGCCATGCAGCCTTGAGGAGCTGTATTCTGGATCaacaaggaagatgaagatATCAAGGAGTGTGATTGATGCAAATGG ACGCCAAGTGATGGAACAAGAAATATTGACGATTGATGTGAAGCCAGGATGGAAGAAGGGAACCAAGATTACATTCCCAGATAAAGGAAACGAGCAGCTAGGTCACCTGCCAGCAGACCTTGTGTTTGTGATTGATGAGAAAGCACACAATACTTACAAGAGAGATGGCAATGACCTCGTTGTGAACAAAAAGGTGACATTGGCCGAGGCATTGGGCGGAACCACGGTGAACTTAACCACGCTTGATGGTCGCGATTTATCAATTCCGGTGACTGACATTGTGAACCCGGGCTACGAGCTTGTCGTTGCCAGGGAAGGTATGCCAATAGCAAAGGAGCCTGGGAATAGGGGTGCTTTGAAGATCATATTTGAGATCAGCTTCCCTACAAGACTCACCCCAGACCAAAGAGCTGGACTTAAACGAGCATTGGCAGGTTGA
- the LOC137746689 gene encoding E3 ubiquitin-protein ligase DIS1-like produces MASSSPFFDDIRTKSEVIDPPQSEDMLDVGEIVDDATLKTLKPNVMVSSNVRELLECPVCLNAMYPPIHQCSNGHTLCSACKPRVHNQCPTCRHELGNIRCLALEKVAASLELPCKYQNFGCMGIYPYYSKLKHESQCLHRPYNCPYAGSECTVVGDIPYLVTHLKDDHKVDMHNGSTFNHRYVKSNPQEVENATWMLTVFSCFNQYFCLHFEAFQLGMAPVYIAFLRFMGDDNEAKNYSYSLEVGGNGRKMIWQGVPRSIRDSHRKVRDSFDGLIIQRNMALFFSGVDRKELKLRVTGRIWKEQ; encoded by the exons ATGGCATCTAGTAGTCCATTTTTTGATGACATCCGGACCAAATCTGAGGTAATTGATCCTCCACAAAGTGAAGACATGCTGGATGTTGGAGAAATTGTCGATGATGCTACTTTAAAGACCCTAAAACCTAATGTGATGGTTTCTAGCAATGTCCGTGAGCTGCTGGAGTGCCCTGTATGCTTAAATGCTATGTACCCCCCAATTCATCAG TGTTCAAATGGTCACACATTATGTTCTGCTTGCAAACCAAGGGTTCACAACCAATGCCCCACTTGCCGGCATGAACTTGGTAATATCAGGTGTCTTGCATTGGAGAAGGTGGCTGCTTCTCTTGAACTTCCGTGTAAATACCAGAATTTTGGTTGCATGGGCATATACCCTTATTACAGCAAGCTAAAGCATGAATCTCAGTGTCTCCATAGACCCTACAACTGCCCCTATGCTGGTTCTGAATGCACCGTCGTTGGAGATATTCCTTATCTTGTTACCCATTTAAAAGATGATCACAAAGTTGACATGCACAATGGCAGCACTTTCAACCATCGCTATGTAAAATCAAATCCACAAGAAGTTGAAAACGCTACTTGGATGCTAACG GTTTTTAGTTGCTTCAATCAGTATTTTTGCCTACATTTTGAAGCTTTCCAGCTCGGAATGGCTCCTGTCTACATAGCATTCTTGCGGTTCATGGGTGATGATAACGAGGCCAAGAACTACAGCTACAGTCTAGAAGTGGGCGGGAATGGGAGGAAGATGATATGGCAGGGGGTGCCACGTAGCATTAGGGATAGCCACCGGAAGGTTCGTGACAGTTTTGATGGTCTCATTATTCAACGCAATATGGCTCTCTTCTTCTCAGGGGTAGACCGGAAGGAATTGAAGCTTAGGGTGACCGGAAGGATATGGAAGGAACAGTGA
- the LOC137746688 gene encoding uncharacterized protein — MPDVHSLVNDFLIKLKKRKIEGSLATAKQTAELIRSVISAQRVPYTNQAGALIDAVKAVGEQLIAANPVELAVGNIVRRVLHIIREEEHSLTTAAMAGLNMSTVSDDEDDGDHDNHPVLSAAVVAAAARSTLRPPSLQTLLEDIPDAAAVPRTSSSGGDSEEKTKSAEKSSKSRKLKHGVIEAVNELIQDIGTCHEQIAEQAVEHIHHNEVILTLGSSRTVLEFLCAAKEKKRSFRVFVAEGAPRYQGHLLARELVARGLQTTLITDSAVFAMISRVNMVIVGAHAVMANGGVIAPVGLNMVALAAQRHAVPFVVLAGSHKLCPLYPHNPEVLLNELRSPSELLDFGEFSDCMDFGSGTASSLLQVVNPTFDYVPPKLVSLFITDTGGHNPSYVYRLIADYYSADDLVVQRRPAMGS, encoded by the exons ATGCCAGACGTGCATTCCCTTGTGAATGATTTCCTTATTAAGCTTAAAAAGCG TAAAATTGAGGGCTCGCTGGCCACCGCAAAACAGACGGCTGAATTAATTCGGTCGGTAATTTCAGCGCAGCGGGTGCCCTACACAAATCAAGCTGGAGCATTGATTGATGCTGTGAAGGCTGTTGGGGAGCAGCTGATTGCTGCAAATCCTGTTG AGCTTGCTGTGGGTAATATTGTGAGGCGTGTTTTGCACATTATTAGGGAGGAGGAACATTCTCTCACTACTGCTGCTATGGCTGGGTTGAACATGTCAACTGTTagtgatgatgaagatgatggtgACCATGACAACCATCCGGTTCTATCTGCCGCTGTTGTTGCGGCTGCTGCAAGAAGCACACTGCGTCCACCTTCTTTGCAAACACTGCTTGAGGACATACCTGATGCAGCAGCTGTTCCTCGCACTTCTTCATCTGGGGGTGATTCTGAAGAAAAAACCAAAT CTGctgaaaaaagttcaaaaagtcGGAAGCTGAAGCATGGTGTTATTGAAGCAGTCAATGAACTTATACAAGATATTGGCACTTGCCATGAACAGATTGCTGAGCAAGCAGTAGAGCACATTCACCATAA TGAGGTTATATTAACTTTAGGTAGTTCAAGAACAGTACTGGAATTTCTATGTGCCGCTAAGGAGAAAAAAAGATCGTTTCGGGTATTTGTTGCAGAGGGAGCTCCAAG GTATCAGGGGCATCTTCTTGCTAGAGAACTAGTTGCAAGAGGTTTACAGACCACGCTGATAACTGATTCAGCTGTTTTTGCCATGATATCTCGAGTCAACATG GTTATTGTTGGCGCTCATGCTGTCATGGCCAATGGGGGGGTCATAGCACCTGTCGGGTTGAATATGGTAGCACTTGCAGCACAAAGGCATGCTGTCCCTTTTGTTGTACTTGCCGGCAGTCACAAG TTGTGCCCTTTGTATCCTCACAATCCTGAAGTCTTACTTAATGAGTTAAGATCTCCTTCTGAGCTACTGGATTTTGGAGAGTTCTCAGATTGCATGGATTTTGGAAGTGGCACTGCTTCTTCACTTCTTCAAGTTGTCAATCCTACATTTGATTATGTGCCACCAAAGCTTGTCAGTCTATTTATCACTGATAC GGGAGGGCATAATCCTTCATACGTGTACCGGCTCATCGCAGATTATTATTCTGCTGATGATTTGGTGGTCCAACGAAGACCTGCTATGGGCAGTTGA
- the LOC137749025 gene encoding uncharacterized protein isoform X4 gives MGVDYYSVLKVNKNATEDDIKKAYRKLAMKWHPDKNPNDKKEAEARFKQISEAYEVLSDPQKRQVYDQDGEEGLKDIPPPGSGGFSYGGGSKGFNPRNAEDIFAEFFGSSPFGFGSSGPGKSMRRQVMEQEILTIDVKPGWKKGTKITFPDKGNEQLGHLPADLVFVIDEKAHNTYKRDGNDLVVNKKVTLAEALGGTTVNLTTLDGRDLSIPVTDIVNPGYELVVAREGMPIAKEPGNRGALKIIFEISFPTRLTPDQRAGLKRALAG, from the exons ATGGGGGTGGATTATTACAGCGTATTGAAGGTGAACAAGAATGCTACAGAAGATGATATAAAGAAGGCGTATAGGAAGCTGGCCATGAAATGGCACCCGGACAAGAACCCTAATGACAAAAAAGAAGCAGAAGCCAGATTCAAACAGATCTCTGAGGCTTATGAG GTGTTGAGTGATCCTCAGAAAAGACAAGTTTATGATCAGGATGGTGAAGAAGGTTTGAAAGATATCCCACCACCTGGAAGTGGTGGATTCTCATATGGAGGTGGATCCAAGGGATTTAATCCTAGGAACGCGGAGGACATTTTTGCGGAATTCTTCGGAAGCAGTCCTTTCGGATTTGGATCATCAGGACCTGGGAAATCCATGAG ACGCCAAGTGATGGAACAAGAAATATTGACGATTGATGTGAAGCCAGGATGGAAGAAGGGAACCAAGATTACATTCCCAGATAAAGGAAACGAGCAGCTAGGTCACCTGCCAGCAGACCTTGTGTTTGTGATTGATGAGAAAGCACACAATACTTACAAGAGAGATGGCAATGACCTCGTTGTGAACAAAAAGGTGACATTGGCCGAGGCATTGGGCGGAACCACGGTGAACTTAACCACGCTTGATGGTCGCGATTTATCAATTCCGGTGACTGACATTGTGAACCCGGGCTACGAGCTTGTCGTTGCCAGGGAAGGTATGCCAATAGCAAAGGAGCCTGGGAATAGGGGTGCTTTGAAGATCATATTTGAGATCAGCTTCCCTACAAGACTCACCCCAGACCAAAGAGCTGGACTTAAACGAGCATTGGCAGGTTGA
- the LOC137749025 gene encoding uncharacterized protein isoform X5: protein MGVDYYSVLKVNKNATEDDIKKAYRKLAMKWHPDKNPNDKKEAEARFKQISEAYEVLSDPQKRQVYDQDGEEGLKDIPPPGSGGFSYGGGSKGFNPRNAEDIFAEFFGSSPFGFGSSGPGKSMRRQVMEQEILTIDVKPGWKKGTKITFPDKAEALGGTTVNLTTLDGRDLSIPVTDIVNPGYELVVAREGMPIAKEPGNRGALKIIFEISFPTRLTPDQRAGLKRALAG, encoded by the exons ATGGGGGTGGATTATTACAGCGTATTGAAGGTGAACAAGAATGCTACAGAAGATGATATAAAGAAGGCGTATAGGAAGCTGGCCATGAAATGGCACCCGGACAAGAACCCTAATGACAAAAAAGAAGCAGAAGCCAGATTCAAACAGATCTCTGAGGCTTATGAG GTGTTGAGTGATCCTCAGAAAAGACAAGTTTATGATCAGGATGGTGAAGAAGGTTTGAAAGATATCCCACCACCTGGAAGTGGTGGATTCTCATATGGAGGTGGATCCAAGGGATTTAATCCTAGGAACGCGGAGGACATTTTTGCGGAATTCTTCGGAAGCAGTCCTTTCGGATTTGGATCATCAGGACCTGGGAAATCCATGAG ACGCCAAGTGATGGAACAAGAAATATTGACGATTGATGTGAAGCCAGGATGGAAGAAGGGAACCAAGATTACATTCCCAGATAA GGCCGAGGCATTGGGCGGAACCACGGTGAACTTAACCACGCTTGATGGTCGCGATTTATCAATTCCGGTGACTGACATTGTGAACCCGGGCTACGAGCTTGTCGTTGCCAGGGAAGGTATGCCAATAGCAAAGGAGCCTGGGAATAGGGGTGCTTTGAAGATCATATTTGAGATCAGCTTCCCTACAAGACTCACCCCAGACCAAAGAGCTGGACTTAAACGAGCATTGGCAGGTTGA